A genomic region of Elaeis guineensis isolate ETL-2024a chromosome 9, EG11, whole genome shotgun sequence contains the following coding sequences:
- the LOC140851725 gene encoding uncharacterized protein, which yields METILGSHRQPPSWKRIAFEAPFLFSHSMLVPPPPTTTLSTNHSPIMLTEFTLMGSNNDTVDDCYDMSLVDRYNMGMEKVSSGCQSQWTVPSGWVAETVKRWWHAENHMGCEETLS from the exons ATGGAAACGATTCTAGGGAGCCACCGCCAGCCTCCATCCTGGAAAAGGATTGCTTTTGAAGCTCCTTTCCTCTTTTCCCATTCCATGCTCGTCCCACCCCCTCCCACCACCACTCTTTCCACCAACCACTCTCCCATTATGCTCACCGAGTTCACCCTCATGGGCAGCAATAACGACACCGTTGATGACTGCTATGACATGAGCTTGGTGGATAGGTACAACATGGGGATGGAGAAAGTGTCGAGCGGATGCCA ATCTCAATGGACGGTGCCTAGCGGGTGGGTGGCGGAGACAGTGAAGAGATGGTGGCATGCTGAAAATCATATGGGGTGTGAG GAGACTCTGTCATGA